In one window of Rathayibacter caricis DSM 15933 DNA:
- a CDS encoding ABC transporter substrate-binding protein, whose amino-acid sequence MRHRSFLTLTALGLSGSLLLAGCTGGGASDPVEDRSAEVGFRETGLPIVDEKLSLTFGGTKSALAPEYSTMQLVQQWEADTNIAIEWKNLPEQVYAEKKNLLLASDDVPNVLFNSGLTDAEIVQYGENGTLLPLEDLIEEHAPTLSGILDERPDIRAALTASDGHIYTLPSVEELGILQYPNFLFINTAWLQKLGIPMPTTIEEYRAALEAFATQDPNGNGEADELPLSFRTDSFCANPHDLIAALGGQPENNDHRIVVDGEVQFTADTEGYKQGVEALAGWYADGLIDPESFSQDDVAYLSKGKADTEILGSFFWWEAKEMIGEDRLGDYAVLGVLEGVDGVKRASVTSNQEINRGAMAITRSNEYPAATMRWADRLFDPEMSAQTSWGPIGTTLEKDASGMLVQIPAAAGESEGERRQKVASGGPKITTEEDFATVVAPEPRAKERQDLVNEYYLPYKANDAYPPVLLSNDELDRVSFALTDINTLVKEKFAAWIVNGTVEDEWDSYVSQLESMGVEDVTATYQQAYDRFQSGGE is encoded by the coding sequence CGGCTTCCGCGAGACCGGCCTGCCGATCGTCGACGAGAAGCTCTCGCTGACCTTCGGCGGCACGAAGTCGGCGCTCGCCCCCGAGTACTCGACGATGCAGCTCGTGCAGCAGTGGGAGGCGGACACGAACATCGCCATCGAGTGGAAGAACCTGCCCGAGCAGGTCTACGCCGAGAAGAAGAACCTCCTCCTCGCCAGCGACGACGTGCCCAACGTGCTCTTCAACTCCGGGCTCACCGACGCCGAGATCGTGCAGTACGGCGAGAACGGCACCCTCCTGCCGCTCGAGGACCTGATCGAGGAGCACGCGCCGACCCTCTCGGGGATCCTCGACGAGCGGCCGGACATCCGCGCCGCCCTGACCGCCTCCGACGGGCACATCTACACGCTGCCCTCGGTCGAGGAGCTCGGGATCCTGCAGTACCCGAACTTCCTCTTCATCAACACGGCCTGGCTCCAGAAGCTCGGCATCCCGATGCCGACCACCATCGAGGAGTACCGCGCCGCTCTCGAGGCGTTCGCGACCCAGGACCCGAACGGGAACGGCGAGGCCGACGAACTGCCGCTGTCGTTCCGCACCGACTCCTTCTGCGCGAACCCGCACGACCTGATCGCCGCGCTCGGCGGCCAGCCCGAGAACAACGACCACCGCATCGTCGTCGACGGCGAGGTGCAGTTCACCGCAGACACCGAGGGCTACAAGCAGGGCGTCGAGGCCCTCGCCGGCTGGTACGCCGACGGCCTGATCGACCCGGAGTCGTTCTCGCAGGACGACGTCGCGTACCTCTCGAAGGGCAAAGCCGACACCGAGATCCTCGGCTCGTTCTTCTGGTGGGAGGCGAAGGAGATGATCGGCGAGGACCGCCTCGGCGACTACGCCGTGCTCGGCGTGCTCGAAGGCGTCGACGGGGTCAAGCGCGCCAGCGTCACCAGCAACCAGGAGATCAACCGCGGAGCGATGGCGATCACGCGCTCCAACGAGTACCCCGCCGCCACCATGCGCTGGGCCGACCGCCTCTTCGACCCCGAGATGAGCGCCCAGACCAGCTGGGGCCCGATCGGAACGACGCTCGAGAAGGACGCCTCCGGGATGCTCGTGCAGATCCCCGCCGCGGCGGGCGAGTCCGAGGGCGAGCGCCGCCAGAAGGTCGCCTCCGGCGGCCCGAAGATCACCACGGAGGAGGACTTCGCGACCGTCGTGGCTCCCGAGCCGCGCGCGAAGGAGCGCCAGGACCTCGTGAACGAGTACTACCTCCCGTACAAGGCGAACGACGCCTACCCGCCGGTGCTGCTCTCGAACGACGAGCTCGACCGCGTCTCGTTCGCGCTCACCGACATCAACACGCTGGTGAAGGAGAAGTTCGCGGCCTGGATCGTCAACGGCACCGTCGAGGACGAGTGGGACTCGTACGTCTCGCAGCTCGAGTCGATGGGCGTCGAGGACGTCACCGCCACCTACCAGCAGGCGTACGACCGCTTCCAGAGCGGCGGCGAGTAG